A genomic stretch from Desulfurococcaceae archaeon MEX13E-LK6-19 includes:
- a CDS encoding carbohydrate ABC transporter permease translates to MKDVEIRTHKTEIIILLAIILASLPLIAGFSLLVLSSFSKKMVTNFDPSSFEFTLRNWELLFQGKVAITGGLTEDILRYFINTAIVALGVSLLVTIVGTMSGYALSRMKFRYRKHFLLLILLLHAFPGSVLIVGVYFIYRLMVPSYTEFISTFSFFYVIIARAALEIPMSTWLMKGFFDLIPWEVEWAAIVDGASRPRVWFQVMLPLVKPGIAAIMLFGFLAGWQDLIYVRTFLVERTLATFIEANLETEYAYMPLVAAAATLYLLPTIIFFITSQQLLLKVSLAGVKR, encoded by the coding sequence ATGAAAGATGTTGAAATAAGAACGCATAAAACAGAAATAATAATCTTGTTGGCAATAATACTTGCATCTCTGCCATTAATCGCAGGATTCTCTTTGTTAGTGTTATCTAGCTTCAGTAAGAAAATGGTAACCAATTTCGATCCGAGCTCGTTCGAGTTTACTCTACGTAATTGGGAGCTTTTGTTTCAAGGAAAAGTTGCTATAACGGGAGGTCTAACAGAAGATATACTACGATACTTTATAAACACAGCCATAGTAGCCCTAGGTGTTTCTCTGCTAGTAACAATTGTTGGGACAATGTCTGGTTACGCGTTATCTCGTATGAAGTTCCGCTATCGTAAACACTTCCTCCTCTTGATCCTCTTATTACATGCATTTCCTGGTTCAGTCCTTATAGTAGGAGTCTACTTTATATATAGGCTAATGGTACCGTCATATACAGAATTTATTAGTACATTCTCGTTCTTTTACGTTATAATCGCTAGAGCAGCTCTCGAGATACCCATGTCCACATGGCTTATGAAAGGATTCTTCGATCTCATACCGTGGGAGGTTGAGTGGGCAGCTATTGTTGATGGAGCCTCGAGACCTAGGGTTTGGTTTCAAGTCATGTTGCCTCTGGTCAAACCAGGAATAGCAGCTATAATGTTGTTTGGATTCCTTGCAGGATGGCAAGACTTGATATATGTTAGGACATTTCTTGTAGAGAGGACTCTTGCAACATTTATTGAGGCAAACTTAGAGACAGAATATGCATACATGCCTTTAGTTGCAGCGGCTGCGACACTATACTTGCTCCCAACAATAATATTCTTCATAACTTCACAACAGCTCCTCCTTAAGGTAAGTTTAGCTGGGGTAAAGAGGTGA
- a CDS encoding sugar ABC transporter permease produces the protein MLRNIHKIKSFFKKITNNKFSLSHKSFETLFFLLPAIVMITIFYILPVILSIYISFTPLKNWNIDRYIGEIVGFRNYEKLFYMFNHDPSFKAIIVTTIVFIAVTLTINVLGGLVLSLATFFIYEKPSAVIRTLWLLPRMSPIAVYSLVWYYFFHGSEIGTLNSFLMSIGLIDKPVSWGQEVIPWGPWSIIIFVNGLVGVSFGMIVFTSAISNIPKELVIAARVDGASNWEISRKILIPLMKWHILYVTTWQLLSLLTTYAHLFLLVEWGLVREEYGTTLSLYVYRAAFTGVKDQGLAAAAGVILVIIGSILGLITLRVLRFGEMVTEPRGDI, from the coding sequence ATGCTACGTAATATACACAAAATAAAATCTTTTTTCAAAAAAATAACAAATAATAAATTTAGTTTATCTCATAAAAGCTTTGAAACATTGTTCTTCCTATTACCTGCAATCGTCATGATCACCATATTCTATATACTTCCAGTCATATTATCCATATACATAAGTTTTACTCCGCTCAAGAACTGGAATATAGATCGATATATTGGTGAAATAGTTGGTTTTAGAAATTATGAGAAATTGTTTTATATGTTTAATCATGACCCTAGTTTTAAAGCAATAATTGTTACTACAATAGTGTTTATAGCCGTTACATTAACCATTAATGTTCTTGGAGGACTCGTCTTATCTCTCGCAACATTCTTTATCTATGAGAAACCATCAGCGGTTATACGTACACTCTGGTTATTACCAAGAATGTCACCGATAGCTGTGTATAGTCTGGTCTGGTATTATTTCTTCCATGGAAGTGAAATCGGTACACTGAACTCGTTCTTAATGAGTATAGGGTTAATAGACAAGCCTGTTTCCTGGGGACAAGAAGTAATACCGTGGGGTCCCTGGAGTATTATAATCTTCGTCAATGGACTCGTAGGAGTAAGTTTTGGTATGATAGTGTTTACTTCTGCCATAAGTAATATACCCAAGGAACTTGTGATAGCAGCTAGAGTCGATGGCGCGTCGAATTGGGAGATCTCAAGAAAAATCCTCATACCCCTCATGAAATGGCATATATTATACGTCACTACGTGGCAGCTTCTAAGTCTATTAACTACTTATGCTCATTTGTTCCTGCTTGTAGAATGGGGTCTAGTTAGAGAAGAATACGGGACAACATTATCCCTTTACGTTTATCGTGCCGCCTTTACTGGCGTTAAAGACCAAGGGCTTGCTGCTGCAGCTGGTGTAATACTTGTGATTATAGGATCGATTCTTGGCTTGATAACACTTAGAGTACTTAGATTCGGCGAAATGGTCACGGAGCCGCGGGGTGATATCTAG
- a CDS encoding extracellular solute-binding protein, translated as MRKVRGISKTALGIIVIFLIILAGVIYYFGFYRGPQVAGPKEVELTGDFEKDVVEVGKALLANGINEVKFSVWSGGDPNSVMRVLGIVEAAHRINKIWEEHNLGIRIVITETRYDRNAHAVYEEYLSKQPIGQAPDFFVNSYVYIAELASEGYILDITDYANKYQDLLNDFYPAVLEVMKWKGRLYGLPQDTEARPLYMRKDVAQCAGLDFSDLATKVKNGEFTWSDVYQWAKKAVESGCAEWGVIHRKGSAHPDLIQFIYAFGGKLYDEEKDKLVFDKEAVYKWLYVEWKMARDGLIPENMMEWDWGQQIHPTVVNGKTLFFIGGVWHWTEWQTREYYTDPQTGETRGLTAEEVKEFFYYTLFPAGEKGKSPVTLSQPFAWMINSRAGEKNPRYDELKELYHELAFLVIVKASDPDINAIHSIISSHLPVRKAAVNLIKDETWLQKLKNLEIDLSDEVKEQIKDIVEATVNPINTAFLADAEYMLEYTKIPPKHPLYPKLVDIFKDAVDKVLRGEMTPEEAVNYIVSKINADVDLRDSTEIIGEIPTGWSFP; from the coding sequence ATGAGAAAGGTGAGAGGGATCTCAAAGACTGCTCTTGGAATAATCGTAATATTCTTGATAATACTAGCGGGCGTGATATATTATTTTGGATTCTATCGAGGCCCTCAAGTAGCTGGGCCTAAAGAGGTTGAACTTACTGGAGATTTTGAAAAAGATGTTGTTGAAGTAGGTAAAGCTCTCTTAGCTAACGGTATTAATGAAGTGAAATTTAGTGTATGGAGTGGTGGAGACCCCAATAGTGTCATGAGAGTACTTGGAATTGTTGAGGCAGCTCATAGGATTAATAAAATATGGGAGGAACACAACCTAGGTATAAGGATAGTAATTACGGAAACAAGGTATGATAGAAACGCTCACGCTGTTTATGAGGAATACCTTAGTAAACAACCAATAGGACAAGCACCAGACTTCTTCGTGAACTCCTATGTATACATTGCAGAACTAGCTAGCGAGGGATATATACTAGACATAACAGACTATGCCAACAAATACCAGGATCTACTAAACGACTTCTACCCGGCAGTATTAGAAGTAATGAAATGGAAAGGCAGGCTATATGGTCTACCACAAGACACTGAGGCAAGACCGCTATACATGAGAAAGGATGTTGCACAATGTGCTGGACTAGACTTCAGCGATTTAGCTACTAAAGTTAAGAACGGTGAATTCACCTGGTCTGATGTATATCAATGGGCTAAGAAAGCTGTTGAATCAGGATGTGCAGAATGGGGAGTAATACATAGAAAAGGATCAGCTCATCCCGACCTAATACAGTTCATCTACGCCTTCGGCGGGAAACTCTATGACGAAGAAAAGGACAAGCTCGTGTTCGACAAGGAAGCAGTATACAAATGGCTTTACGTAGAATGGAAAATGGCTAGAGACGGCCTCATACCAGAGAACATGATGGAGTGGGACTGGGGACAACAAATACATCCAACTGTAGTCAATGGAAAAACGCTATTCTTCATAGGAGGAGTATGGCACTGGACTGAATGGCAGACAAGAGAGTACTACACCGACCCACAGACAGGTGAAACAAGAGGGCTTACAGCAGAAGAAGTAAAAGAGTTCTTCTACTACACGCTATTCCCCGCAGGTGAGAAAGGCAAAAGCCCAGTAACACTAAGCCAGCCATTTGCATGGATGATAAACTCTAGAGCAGGCGAAAAGAACCCAAGATACGATGAACTAAAAGAGCTTTATCACGAACTAGCCTTCCTAGTCATAGTAAAAGCTAGCGATCCTGATATAAATGCTATACACAGTATAATCAGCTCTCACCTGCCAGTGAGAAAAGCCGCAGTGAATCTCATCAAAGATGAGACATGGCTTCAAAAACTGAAGAACCTAGAGATAGACTTATCAGATGAAGTTAAAGAACAAATTAAGGACATTGTAGAAGCCACAGTAAACCCGATCAACACAGCATTCCTTGCTGATGCAGAGTATATGTTAGAGTACACAAAGATACCGCCCAAGCATCCACTATATCCAAAGCTCGTAGACATATTCAAGGACGCAGTAGACAAGGTACTTAGAGGAGAAATGACTCCTGAAGAAGCAGTAAACTATATTGTCTCAAAGATAAACGCAGACGTGGACCTACGTGACAGCACCGAAATCATCGGCGAAATACCAACGGGATGGAGCTTCCCGTAA
- a CDS encoding nucleotidyltransferase domain-containing protein, with translation MVREKIQRIPEYREVVYDKERWTILRKLRNEAIMILEALQRHGIKAIVHGSIARGDVWKGSDIDVFIPYYVPSFKIEYALETGGFRINYKYIVMATPSSTPKAYIVLDDEEKRVVSFPLAKLQPREYEFYKFGGLADLNMLKKGIRVPGVDKRLVLIKPTDIGHIEIPVIGREEEAARIIGISIDTVLERVRVLSRRDEIGRTGVFLKYILAPEEVFEEAIQKLAAKNPWLRKVLLERGY, from the coding sequence ATGGTTAGAGAGAAGATACAGAGAATTCCAGAGTATAGAGAAGTAGTATACGATAAGGAAAGATGGACTATTTTGAGAAAATTGAGAAACGAAGCTATAATGATTTTAGAAGCTCTTCAACGCCATGGTATTAAGGCTATAGTGCATGGTAGTATTGCTCGTGGGGATGTGTGGAAGGGTAGTGATATCGACGTATTCATACCATACTATGTACCGAGTTTTAAAATCGAGTATGCATTGGAGACCGGGGGTTTCAGGATAAATTATAAATATATTGTAATGGCGACACCCTCAAGCACGCCTAAAGCATATATAGTTCTTGACGATGAGGAGAAACGCGTCGTTAGTTTTCCTTTAGCAAAACTTCAGCCTAGAGAATATGAGTTCTATAAATTCGGTGGATTAGCTGACCTAAATATGCTTAAGAAAGGGATTAGAGTTCCTGGCGTTGATAAAAGACTCGTTCTTATAAAACCTACGGATATCGGACACATAGAGATACCTGTAATAGGTAGAGAAGAAGAAGCAGCGAGGATTATAGGAATAAGTATTGATACTGTTTTAGAACGAGTAAGAGTACTAAGTAGAAGAGATGAGATTGGAAGAACTGGTGTATTCCTCAAGTATATTCTGGCTCCAGAAGAAGTTTTTGAAGAAGCTATTCAGAAGCTTGCAGCCAAGAATCCTTGGCTTCGCAAAGTTTTACTTGAACGAGGTTACTAG
- a CDS encoding ABC transporter ATP-binding protein, with protein sequence MVSIKLVNVTKKFGKVIAVNNVNLEIRDSEFMALLGPSGSGKSTILYLIAGIYKPTSGRIFFGEKDVTQLPPKERNVGLVFQNWALYPHMKVYDNIAFPLRLKKVPEEDIKKKVVEVADMLRISHLLDRYPHQLSGGQQQRVAIARALVKEPQVLLLDEPLSNLDALLRISVRAELKRLQKRLGITTVYVTHDQAEALAMADRIAVINEGRILQVGTPETVYSKPSCKFVGGFLGNPPMNFIEAEVISENGNHYIVIGKSKLLVPRHYIDIVAKIKPDKVIVGFRPEDTHIFPASASIDEKYRNRCFYGEVYAVEPLGRENIVTVSIDNVMVKVIVPRGETFNVGEKVMLCPIEEKIVLFDVKTEKALELQEQESNA encoded by the coding sequence ATGGTCTCCATAAAACTAGTAAATGTAACTAAGAAATTCGGTAAAGTAATCGCAGTAAATAATGTAAACCTAGAGATTAGAGACTCAGAGTTCATGGCTTTACTAGGTCCTTCAGGAAGCGGTAAAAGCACTATTCTCTACTTAATAGCAGGGATCTATAAGCCCACATCTGGCAGAATATTTTTCGGAGAAAAAGATGTAACACAACTGCCGCCTAAAGAAAGGAATGTAGGTCTGGTTTTCCAGAACTGGGCACTTTATCCCCATATGAAAGTATATGACAATATTGCTTTCCCGCTTCGTTTAAAGAAAGTGCCAGAAGAAGATATTAAAAAGAAGGTTGTTGAAGTTGCAGATATGCTCAGGATAAGTCATCTACTTGATAGATATCCTCATCAGTTATCAGGTGGACAGCAGCAAAGAGTAGCTATTGCCAGAGCCCTTGTAAAGGAGCCCCAAGTACTCCTTTTAGATGAGCCTTTAAGTAATCTTGATGCTTTATTGAGAATAAGTGTTAGAGCCGAGTTAAAGAGGCTACAGAAAAGGCTAGGAATAACAACTGTCTATGTAACTCATGATCAGGCTGAAGCTCTTGCTATGGCTGACAGAATAGCTGTCATTAATGAGGGTAGAATTCTGCAAGTTGGGACACCGGAGACTGTGTACAGCAAACCTAGCTGTAAATTTGTTGGAGGATTTCTGGGTAATCCTCCAATGAACTTTATAGAAGCAGAAGTCATTAGTGAAAACGGTAACCATTACATAGTTATTGGTAAGAGTAAGTTACTTGTACCAAGACATTACATTGACATTGTTGCAAAAATCAAACCAGATAAAGTAATAGTAGGATTCAGACCTGAAGATACACACATATTCCCAGCTAGTGCAAGTATTGACGAAAAATATAGAAACAGGTGTTTCTATGGCGAAGTCTATGCCGTTGAGCCCCTAGGTAGAGAAAACATTGTAACGGTATCTATAGACAACGTCATGGTCAAAGTCATTGTTCCGCGTGGAGAAACATTTAATGTCGGTGAAAAAGTTATGTTGTGTCCTATAGAGGAAAAAATCGTGTTATTCGACGTAAAGACTGAAAAAGCTCTAGAACTACAAGAACAAGAATCAAACGCATAA
- a CDS encoding radical SAM protein, with product MGKTFKYHYTTGYFNLFLPKGCRYCLAGMKIVVFITGICLDRCWYCPISKEKIGRDVVFVDEEHVKSIDDIVLEAYKINAFGAGITGGDPIFSIERTRQVIKELKREFGNRFHIHLYTSGRLVDDNILGLLYETGLDEIRFHVYSYELLPKVEKAVTIGFDVGVEVPFIPTEDYVSFLKDLIVQLERIGVKFININELEVSESNIENIILHGLRPRGLTVENTWEKLKEFLSWCETNVKNLAVHFCTLSFKDKVQFRRRMLRKAVNTIGVHEIATREGTNISIMVKNVHELDENILISFLGKNYVLPTECYRLRGKGIKALIIEYYPFSNTVLNERCVVY from the coding sequence ATGGGAAAAACATTCAAATATCATTATACTACTGGCTACTTCAATTTATTTCTCCCCAAAGGTTGTAGGTATTGTCTGGCAGGAATGAAAATAGTTGTATTTATTACAGGCATATGTCTCGATAGATGCTGGTATTGTCCAATATCGAAGGAAAAAATTGGTAGAGATGTAGTCTTTGTAGATGAAGAACATGTGAAAAGTATTGATGACATAGTTTTGGAAGCATATAAGATTAATGCGTTTGGTGCAGGTATAACCGGTGGAGATCCAATATTTAGTATTGAGAGAACTCGCCAAGTAATTAAAGAGCTGAAGAGAGAATTTGGTAACAGATTTCATATACATTTATACACAAGTGGGCGTCTAGTAGACGATAATATCCTTGGTTTACTCTATGAAACAGGATTAGACGAGATAAGATTTCATGTATACAGTTATGAATTGCTGCCTAAGGTTGAGAAAGCCGTTACCATAGGCTTTGATGTTGGTGTAGAAGTACCATTTATACCAACAGAAGACTATGTTTCGTTTCTAAAGGATTTAATCGTGCAATTAGAGCGAATAGGTGTGAAATTCATAAACATAAATGAGCTCGAAGTCTCTGAATCAAATATTGAAAACATTATCCTTCACGGTTTAAGACCTCGTGGATTAACTGTAGAGAATACATGGGAGAAACTAAAGGAATTTCTTTCTTGGTGTGAAACAAATGTAAAGAACTTAGCAGTACATTTCTGCACGTTATCATTTAAAGATAAAGTTCAATTTAGAAGAAGAATGCTCAGAAAAGCAGTAAATACTATAGGTGTACATGAAATAGCCACAAGAGAGGGTACGAACATCAGCATAATGGTTAAAAACGTCCACGAGTTAGACGAAAACATTCTTATCAGTTTCCTTGGTAAAAACTATGTTTTACCTACAGAGTGTTACCGCTTAAGAGGTAAAGGAATCAAAGCTTTAATTATAGAGTACTATCCTTTCTCAAATACTGTACTTAACGAACGATGTGTAGTATACTAG
- a CDS encoding alanyl-tRNA editing protein, with protein MATELLYQKDSYVKEFTATIKAIEGNKIVLDKTAFNPRSGGLANDTGYIIKNEEAYKVKDVYFNKDTGEVIHVIEESEHNLSIGDLVKGVIDWDRRYKIMRLHTAAHILAAIMYNDYGALITGGSIYPDYAYDDYSLEKYDPEIFKEAIAKANDVVKQGIEVKIYWLKREEALKIPGIVKLASRMPPSLEFLRIVEIPGIDIQADGGPHVKNTKEIGEIVFIKAANKGKKKKRLYYTVKP; from the coding sequence ATGGCTACAGAGCTACTTTATCAAAAAGATAGTTACGTTAAGGAGTTTACTGCAACTATTAAAGCCATTGAAGGGAATAAAATAGTTCTAGACAAAACAGCTTTTAATCCTCGCTCAGGGGGATTAGCCAACGACACTGGCTATATAATCAAAAACGAGGAGGCCTACAAAGTTAAGGATGTTTATTTCAATAAAGATACTGGAGAGGTAATCCATGTAATTGAGGAAAGCGAACACAATCTATCTATAGGAGATCTTGTAAAAGGCGTTATTGATTGGGATAGAAGATATAAGATAATGAGGTTACATACAGCAGCACACATTCTAGCGGCAATAATGTATAATGACTATGGTGCACTTATAACTGGAGGCTCAATTTACCCTGACTACGCTTACGATGATTATAGTTTAGAAAAATATGACCCAGAGATATTCAAAGAAGCCATAGCAAAAGCAAATGATGTCGTCAAACAAGGGATCGAAGTTAAAATATATTGGTTGAAAAGAGAGGAAGCATTGAAAATACCTGGAATAGTCAAGCTTGCTTCACGTATGCCGCCGAGTCTAGAATTTCTAAGAATAGTAGAAATACCTGGGATAGACATACAAGCCGATGGAGGACCCCATGTGAAGAACACTAAGGAGATTGGAGAAATAGTGTTCATTAAAGCGGCCAATAAGGGCAAGAAAAAGAAAAGACTGTATTACACAGTTAAACCCTAA
- a CDS encoding site-2 protease family protein gives MINGFIDILIYIVIAWLTFNILYLVRRDYFERKGVKLYYGVVLVYKKPYSFHSFQGNNTIRKLSYIAVIAAVYGVYVFYATMIAALLSKLGLIVLPAKPRVLIPGINITGIDLLYFALAILIAALVHELAHALVAASNNIEVKGLGFAILFFLPVAFTEINEEMFVKSSRKSKILTLSAGPASNIILALIMMFLLSLIISSSGLVIIGVEENSLAARYGIKENTIILEVNGKPATLDELSKVLHVNKTTYFSLKLLYPNGTIKTLNIVKPENTTKLGVLLTFMPSTFLLSIFGIQGALTFVSIIRWIYIVNMSLGIINIAPIFVTDGARIIQELFGNTTATNIVSTITLLLLLVLFLP, from the coding sequence ATGATCAATGGCTTTATTGATATATTGATATACATAGTCATTGCATGGCTTACGTTTAACATATTGTATTTAGTTAGGAGAGACTATTTTGAGAGAAAAGGAGTGAAGTTGTATTATGGAGTTGTACTAGTTTATAAGAAGCCCTATAGTTTTCATAGTTTTCAGGGCAATAACACCATAAGAAAATTGTCTTACATAGCAGTAATAGCAGCTGTGTATGGCGTGTATGTGTTTTATGCAACTATGATCGCTGCATTATTGTCAAAACTAGGTTTGATAGTCTTACCTGCTAAACCTCGTGTATTAATCCCGGGGATTAATATAACTGGTATAGACTTGCTCTACTTTGCATTAGCTATCTTAATCGCAGCGTTAGTTCATGAGCTCGCCCATGCACTTGTTGCAGCGTCAAATAATATTGAAGTAAAAGGGTTAGGGTTTGCTATACTATTCTTCTTACCCGTAGCTTTCACTGAAATCAATGAAGAAATGTTTGTGAAGAGTTCACGGAAATCAAAAATTCTAACATTATCCGCAGGACCTGCATCAAATATTATTTTGGCTCTAATAATGATGTTTCTACTATCATTAATAATAAGTAGCTCGGGCCTAGTAATCATAGGTGTTGAAGAAAATAGTCTTGCTGCCCGGTACGGAATCAAGGAAAACACTATAATACTCGAAGTAAATGGTAAGCCTGCAACACTAGATGAACTTAGCAAGGTACTACATGTAAATAAGACAACGTATTTTAGTTTGAAACTACTTTATCCCAACGGAACCATAAAAACATTAAATATAGTTAAACCAGAAAACACAACAAAACTCGGTGTATTATTAACATTTATGCCAAGTACATTCCTGTTATCGATATTCGGGATCCAAGGAGCTCTTACATTTGTTAGCATTATTCGCTGGATATATATTGTAAACATGAGTCTCGGCATAATAAATATAGCACCAATATTTGTAACCGATGGTGCAAGAATTATACAAGAATTATTCGGGAATACCACAGCTACTAACATAGTAAGCACAATAACACTATTGCTTTTACTCGTACTCTTTCTACCCTAA
- a CDS encoding gamma-glutamyltransferase family protein has protein sequence MTLYSSFGIAGTSSQIHLASIAGLKVLENGGNAFDAAITISSVLTVLLPHTSSIGGDGFLLARDSSGNIIAYNGSGRSPKNFPTSKYLEEKPLRGPLTVTVPGLVDLWGWLSENYCTRDLYELLKPAINLSRYGFYVQEALANAIRRNYESLRKYNSWIKTFGKLREGCYTRFTELAHILEVIGRRGAREFYEGKIAEELVEELSKQGVPLVYEDFASHRGEKVNPIKSTYRDYEVYELPPNSQGVTTLELLKLIEITNLNNREFNDEERIITFFNLALIAYKDRDMHVADPCFYEYDPLQLIDEYALKKKLQEINVSTQENSNGNYLDKDTTFFVVGDRQGNIVGFIQSIFYPFGSGIVVKDIPFQNRGYGFSKKPGLPNSPLPRKRPMHTLSVLMAHHDNEGWYVIGCAGGDLRPQIHAEVFTNIADYKFSLSRAVDAPRFMLIERAPIKALAEEDLGLKKYPKWLNIIKPKSPHTGIVHALRYRKDHVYELVADVRGGGIAIPQVH, from the coding sequence ATGACTCTTTACAGCAGTTTTGGAATAGCAGGCACCAGCTCCCAAATCCACTTAGCGTCAATAGCTGGGCTTAAAGTGCTAGAAAATGGCGGAAACGCGTTCGATGCCGCGATCACCATAAGCAGTGTACTAACAGTCTTACTTCCACATACAAGCAGTATTGGTGGTGATGGATTTCTTCTAGCAAGAGACAGTTCAGGCAACATAATAGCATATAACGGGTCCGGTCGCTCTCCCAAGAACTTTCCAACTAGTAAGTACTTGGAGGAAAAACCCCTACGTGGACCATTAACCGTAACCGTGCCAGGATTAGTTGATCTATGGGGCTGGTTGTCAGAAAATTACTGTACAAGAGACTTATATGAGCTACTTAAGCCTGCTATAAACCTCTCTAGATACGGTTTCTACGTACAAGAAGCACTAGCTAATGCTATCAGGAGAAATTATGAATCCCTACGTAAGTACAATAGTTGGATTAAAACCTTTGGTAAACTAAGAGAAGGCTGTTATACCCGCTTTACTGAATTAGCCCACATACTGGAAGTCATTGGGAGAAGAGGAGCAAGAGAATTCTATGAGGGAAAAATAGCTGAGGAGCTAGTTGAAGAACTTTCTAAACAAGGAGTCCCATTAGTTTACGAAGACTTTGCATCACATAGGGGAGAAAAAGTTAACCCAATTAAATCAACTTACAGAGACTACGAGGTATACGAATTACCTCCTAATAGCCAAGGAGTAACTACTCTAGAGCTTCTAAAACTCATAGAGATCACTAATCTCAATAACAGAGAGTTCAACGACGAAGAAAGGATTATTACTTTCTTTAACTTAGCACTAATAGCCTATAAGGATAGAGACATGCATGTTGCTGATCCTTGCTTCTACGAATATGATCCTTTACAGTTAATAGATGAATACGCCCTAAAGAAGAAGCTCCAAGAAATAAACGTTTCCACTCAAGAAAATAGTAATGGGAACTATCTAGATAAGGATACAACATTTTTTGTCGTGGGAGATAGGCAAGGCAATATAGTTGGTTTTATACAAAGCATATTCTATCCCTTCGGTTCAGGTATCGTAGTGAAAGACATACCATTCCAGAATAGAGGATACGGTTTCTCTAAGAAGCCAGGGCTACCTAACAGTCCTTTGCCAAGAAAAAGACCAATGCACACATTATCCGTATTAATGGCTCACCATGATAATGAAGGATGGTATGTTATCGGTTGTGCAGGTGGTGATCTCCGACCACAAATACATGCTGAGGTGTTTACTAATATCGCTGACTACAAGTTTAGTCTATCAAGAGCTGTTGATGCACCGAGGTTCATGTTAATAGAAAGAGCTCCCATTAAGGCACTAGCTGAAGAAGATCTTGGATTAAAGAAGTATCCTAAATGGCTAAATATAATTAAGCCAAAGTCACCGCATACGGGTATAGTTCATGCCTTGAGGTATAGAAAAGATCACGTGTATGAATTAGTAGCTGATGTACGAGGAGGAGGTATAGCTATACCACAGGTTCACTAA
- a CDS encoding aldo/keto reductase, with protein MEYVRLGKTDVKISRIGLGAWQFSEAWGVTDYNMAKSIVFKALEVGINFFDTAMVYGRGMSEEFLGRALREAGVKRDEVVIATKIPGDFLSADDVFRAVDKSLKRLGVDCIDLMQIHWPPCWHHFPTCEYMRALERLVILGKIRYIGLSDYPVELVEAARNCLSTIDIVSLQFRYNLVERQAEKELIPYAEKNGMTILPWSPLAKGALTGKYTPENLPEFQDVRSGDPVFHPENFKKIWPLIQELKKLSEKYGKTPAQIALNWLIMYSPLIVPIPGAKKPEQVVDNAGAVGWRLSYEDWRRLDEISKEIRITYVTWY; from the coding sequence TTGGAGTATGTAAGGCTTGGTAAAACAGATGTTAAGATTTCACGTATAGGACTGGGTGCATGGCAGTTTAGTGAGGCCTGGGGTGTGACAGACTACAACATGGCGAAGTCTATAGTGTTTAAAGCTCTTGAAGTTGGAATCAACTTCTTTGATACAGCTATGGTTTACGGGCGTGGTATGAGTGAAGAGTTTCTCGGGAGAGCTCTTCGTGAAGCTGGTGTGAAAAGAGATGAGGTGGTTATCGCTACTAAAATACCGGGAGACTTCCTATCAGCTGATGACGTGTTTAGAGCTGTAGATAAATCACTTAAAAGACTTGGAGTTGATTGCATTGATTTAATGCAGATACACTGGCCTCCATGCTGGCATCATTTCCCTACATGTGAGTACATGAGGGCTCTTGAGAGACTGGTGATTCTAGGGAAAATAAGGTATATAGGATTAAGTGACTATCCCGTGGAACTCGTTGAAGCTGCTAGAAACTGCTTATCAACAATAGATATAGTGAGTCTACAGTTTCGTTATAACCTCGTTGAGAGACAGGCAGAAAAAGAGCTTATACCTTATGCTGAAAAGAACGGTATGACAATTCTGCCCTGGAGTCCTCTTGCCAAAGGTGCCTTAACGGGGAAATATACGCCTGAAAACCTACCAGAATTCCAGGACGTGAGGAGTGGAGACCCTGTATTCCATCCCGAGAACTTTAAGAAAATATGGCCATTAATACAAGAGCTAAAGAAACTTAGCGAAAAATATGGGAAGACACCGGCACAAATAGCTCTCAACTGGCTAATAATGTATAGTCCCTTAATAGTACCAATACCTGGAGCAAAGAAGCCGGAACAAGTAGTAGACAATGCTGGTGCAGTAGGATGGCGGCTAAGCTACGAGGATTGGCGAAGACTCGATGAAATAAGCAAAGAGATACGCATAACGTATGTAACATGGTATTAA